From the genome of Papaver somniferum cultivar HN1 chromosome 2, ASM357369v1, whole genome shotgun sequence, one region includes:
- the LOC113354412 gene encoding uncharacterized protein LOC113354412 isoform X1: protein MAASSDSQPSHDSPREPETSCRGKTYIAWKYAREEKDPLTKKRSITCLVCFKKIMDGGINRMKKHLAGQRGEIAPCKRVSPDVRYQMLESLKETSTKKRQREVEADDDQGKSHLVKENRTKKTFYDPIDFDAIDLTEDLVVDDDPDQINVDELEAIATDVTIPIFEMKLGDTMIYHKQEQMRLVEMLLASGMSLITMMIWRWKMIGCLNATT from the exons ATGGCTGCATCATCTGATTCACAACCATCACATGATTCACCAAGAGAGCCTGAAACTTCATGTAGAGGGAAAACATACATTGCTTGGAAGTATGCAAGGGAAGAGAAAGATCCGCTGACTAAGAAAAGATCCATAACATGTTTGGTTTGTTTTAAAAAGATTATGGATGGAGGAATCAATAGGATGAAGAAGCATCTTGCTGGACAAAGAGGGGAAATCGCACCTTGTAAAAGAGTTAGTCCAGATGTTCGATATCAAATGCTAGAGTCACTGAAAGAGACATCTACAAAGAAGCGACAAAGAGAGGTTGAGGCTGACGACGACCAGGGGAAATCACACCTTGTAAAAGA GAATAGGACCAAAAAAACATTTTATGATCCTATAGATTTTGATGCAATCGATTTGACGGAGGATTTGGTAGTAGACGATGATCCTGACCAGATTAATGTTGATGAGCTTGAAGCTATAGCTACTGATGTAACAATTCCAATATTTGAAATGAAACTCGGAGACACCATGATTTACCACAAGCAAGAGCAG ATGAGGTTAGTGGAAATGCTGCTGGCGAGTGGAATGAGCTTGATAACAATGATGATATGGAGATGGAAAATGATAGGATGTTTGAACGCCACAACCTGA
- the LOC113354412 gene encoding uncharacterized protein LOC113354412 isoform X2 has product MAASSDSQPSHDSPREPETSCRGKTYIAWKYAREEKDPLTKKRSITCLVCFKKIMDGGINRMKKHLAGQRGEIAPCKRVSPDVRYQMLESLKETSTKKRQREVEADDDQGKSHLVKELDFDAIDLTEDLVVDDDPDQINVDELEAIATDVTIPIFEMKLGDTMIYHKQEQMRLVEMLLASGMSLITMMIWRWKMIGCLNATT; this is encoded by the exons ATGGCTGCATCATCTGATTCACAACCATCACATGATTCACCAAGAGAGCCTGAAACTTCATGTAGAGGGAAAACATACATTGCTTGGAAGTATGCAAGGGAAGAGAAAGATCCGCTGACTAAGAAAAGATCCATAACATGTTTGGTTTGTTTTAAAAAGATTATGGATGGAGGAATCAATAGGATGAAGAAGCATCTTGCTGGACAAAGAGGGGAAATCGCACCTTGTAAAAGAGTTAGTCCAGATGTTCGATATCAAATGCTAGAGTCACTGAAAGAGACATCTACAAAGAAGCGACAAAGAGAGGTTGAGGCTGACGACGACCAGGGGAAATCACACCTTGTAAAAGAGTTAG ATTTTGATGCAATCGATTTGACGGAGGATTTGGTAGTAGACGATGATCCTGACCAGATTAATGTTGATGAGCTTGAAGCTATAGCTACTGATGTAACAATTCCAATATTTGAAATGAAACTCGGAGACACCATGATTTACCACAAGCAAGAGCAG ATGAGGTTAGTGGAAATGCTGCTGGCGAGTGGAATGAGCTTGATAACAATGATGATATGGAGATGGAAAATGATAGGATGTTTGAACGCCACAACCTGA